A single region of the Roseivivax sp. THAF197b genome encodes:
- a CDS encoding N-acetylmuramoyl-L-alanine amidase — translation MSRPIALLTALILGVTAPFQALQAQDLGGLARLDPTDSGITDARWGKGASIELALSQGVPWRLFTLDKPHRLVLDFREVDWGTTRAEDLDRAEAVTELRMGAYRAGWSRLVAVLNGPYAVTEAGLSVDESAGTARLKVALQPTEPERFAAKAGAPRDPRWDLPPPAPVRAMPRGGVEGRPLHVVLDPGHGGIDPGAEHGGATEADLMLTFARELKEVLLRDGSFEVTMTRDADVFVSLEARVAAAHDANADLFMSLHADALEEGIARGATVYTLSEDASDAASAALAERHNRDDILAGLDLARTDDRVAGVLMDLARLDTTPRSTALASALVAGIDNATGDTHKRPLRSAGFSVLKSADIPSVLVEVGYLSTPDDLKKLRDPAWRAGMAAGLRDGLLAWAVEDAALAGLRRQ, via the coding sequence CCTTTCAGGCGCTTCAGGCGCAGGACCTGGGCGGTCTCGCGCGTCTCGATCCGACAGACAGCGGCATAACCGATGCGCGCTGGGGCAAGGGGGCCTCGATCGAACTGGCGCTCAGCCAGGGCGTGCCCTGGCGGCTCTTCACGCTCGACAAACCGCACCGGCTGGTTCTCGATTTTCGCGAGGTCGACTGGGGCACCACGCGGGCCGAAGATCTGGACCGTGCGGAGGCTGTCACCGAACTGCGCATGGGGGCGTATCGGGCCGGCTGGTCGCGGCTCGTGGCGGTGTTGAACGGGCCTTATGCTGTCACCGAGGCCGGGCTCAGCGTTGACGAAAGCGCGGGCACGGCGCGGCTCAAGGTGGCGTTGCAGCCCACGGAGCCCGAACGCTTCGCGGCCAAGGCCGGGGCGCCGCGCGATCCCCGCTGGGATCTGCCGCCACCCGCGCCCGTGCGCGCCATGCCCCGTGGCGGGGTCGAGGGACGGCCGCTGCATGTGGTCCTGGATCCCGGCCATGGCGGCATTGATCCCGGCGCCGAACATGGCGGGGCGACCGAGGCGGATCTGATGCTGACCTTCGCGCGCGAGCTGAAAGAGGTGCTGCTGCGCGATGGCAGTTTCGAAGTCACGATGACCCGCGATGCGGATGTCTTCGTTTCGCTCGAGGCCCGCGTCGCCGCGGCACATGACGCGAATGCGGATCTCTTCATGTCGCTTCATGCCGATGCGCTGGAGGAGGGGATCGCACGCGGTGCGACGGTATACACCCTGTCCGAGGATGCGTCTGATGCCGCGTCGGCGGCGCTCGCCGAGCGCCACAACCGTGACGATATCCTTGCGGGGCTCGATCTTGCGCGCACGGATGATCGCGTCGCAGGCGTCTTGATGGACCTCGCACGCCTCGACACGACGCCGCGCAGCACAGCGCTTGCCAGCGCGCTTGTGGCCGGGATCGACAATGCCACCGGCGATACCCACAAACGCCCCTTGCGTAGCGCCGGCTTCTCGGTCCTCAAAAGCGCCGACATCCCCTCGGTCCTCGTCGAGGTCGGCTACCTGTCGACACCGGACGATCTGAAAAAGCTGCGCGATCCCGCCTGGCGGGCGGGCATGGCGGCCGGGCTGCGGGACGGTCTTCTGGCCTGGGCGGTCGAGGATGCGGCACTGGCGGGGCTCCGGCGGCAATAA